Genomic window (Oryza sativa Japonica Group chromosome 3, ASM3414082v1):
ATTTGCGAGagaggagtatgacaggtgggtcccatattttttataaataaaatgctgactggactaccacgcgtacgccacgtaggacaaaactgctCTGGATTGAGTCgagggggggtaatttgtctggTATTGAAAGTTTAAGGGTGAACGATGTCTTTTTtgggtttaggggggtaattcagtcgatcgcgatagttcagggggaggggggttaattcgtactttttcttaACCACTAATCCATTTGAGATGCATTGCTGGAGAAAGGGGCATCGGTCCCGGTTGATAAActcctatagtcccggttattcggtcgaggggggtaatttgtttggtattgaaagtttaggggCGAACGATGTCTTTTTCGGGTTTAGGGGAATAATTCGGTTGATCGCGGTAgttcggggggaggggggttaattcgtactttttcttaACTACTAATCCATTTGAGATGCACCGCTGGAGAAAAGGGCATCGGTCCCCGTTGataaccccctatagtcccggttatgcAACCGGAAtcacgaatccgggactaaagatgccccatctttagtcccgggtgaaataaccgggattaaaaattataccaaccgggactaaagatggaccCAGGTCAGGTCCGGTTGctagttcttttttcttttttttcccattgttttaaacattgaatattgatttcactccatccccGAATCATCCCCAGATCGTGAAATCCCAAATCGATCATCACAGATCAGAGAACAAAAGGATATCTtcaaatcctcaaatcgatcgtctccaaatacatcacaaattctaaaaaaaatacatcacaagttctaagaaaatcatcacaaatacatcacatatttacatcacacacaaatcaaatacatctaaGATCCGAATcataaattctcaaaaaaaaaatccgccaTCCACCACCCTCCGCTGGCCTCGCTCGATCTGCTCTCGTCGATAGAGGAGGAATAGgaaggagaggataagagagaggaggaataggaaggagaggataaggataaaGGAGAGGAATGGGAAGATGAGCAATTTGGGAGGATAAGtcctagggattatatactgtGTATGGTTTTTTTACccactgggactaaagattaatTTTCAATCCTAAAAATGCTTGGCCCCCTGACAGTCTCGGTCAGAAATAGGAAGGAGAGTgtaagagagaggaggaatagGATCAcctaggactaaagatcacctaGGGCCGACAGAGTTTTAAaccgagataaaaaaaatcatatttagtTCCGGTTTctattcaaaccgggactattaTGTTTTTTGTCCACCCAACAAAGATGGTTTATCCAGTAGTGATGACTAATAGGGGAATGACTAGAATGGATGCGGAGGGAGAATGATTGTTGCCGAGCAACCAAACAAAGCCTTCTGGATAGAAGCCATGTTGCTGTTGAGTGGATGGGCACATAACCGAGGAATCGGTGCCAGAGAGCCCTTGAGTCCATGTTGTTGTCGAGTGAATGGCACATGAGCCGATGAATCAGTCATAGCCCTTGAGTCGGCTACCCGTGCGATTCCTCTCTTGACTTCGCGTGTGGGTTCTCCTGTGCGAAAAGGCTAATGGTCAGCCCATTTCCTTTTTGGCCCACTCGGTTTTggcctttccttttttttactaggccttgtttaattccaaaattttttttgtcaaaaacgtcacatcaaatatttaacaCATGTATAGGgcattaaatgtgggaaaaaatcaattgcacaattcgtatgtaaattgtgagatgaatcttttaagcctaattacaccatgatttgacaatgtgatgctacagtaaatatttgccaaggacggattaattaggcttaataaattcgcctcgcagtttacatgtgaaatctgtaatttgttttgctattagtccacgtttaatacttcaaatatgtgtccatatacttcaaaaactttacacccaaagaactaaacacaccctaatcaTTTTATAGGCTTATGGTCACTTAGCTTTCTTTATTCGGCAGATCGAGTATAAATTGAGCCTCTTTGTTTTCCTACTAGGCCATTTCTTATCATCCCACACGTATTTTTTGCCTTgtctatttttctaatttattttaaaaaattgattgAAGTTATATGTACATGTTGTACGTACAaagttatatatgtatatgtaaaaatataaagtttatatgtataattttttattgGGCTAATGTGCTACTGGGCCAGAAATCCTCTTGTTggccattttaaaaaaaagagaaaaggaggcGTAGAGCACCGGAAAAGCTAATACGCGCGAGCCGGCGGTGCGCGTTTCGGGCCCAGAAGGCCCAGCGTCGCTGTGCTGGCGCGCGTGCGTCTCctccactttttttttaccttttttttttccttttttcccacttttttcggttttttatcTAGCATGTTTTGAGTTCGAAAGTTTTAaagttttgagttgaaaattttcaaatctgaacttgaaagtttttaaatcccgacttgaaagttttcaaatctcaagttgaaagttttcaaatctcgatgaaaagtttcaaaattttcaaatcttagatttgaaagttttcaaaatctcaacttgaaagttttcaaatctcgagttgaaagttttcaaatctcaaattgaaagtttttaaaattttcaaatctggacttgaaagttttcgaatctgagtagaaagttttcaaatttcaaggtgaaagttttcaaatctgagttgaaagtttttaaaatttgaaacttaaatcgaaagtttttagatctaacttaaaaaaaatttcaatatgttagtaaaaaaatctctAGAATCTTTCCTAATTACTATCATTAGTGTTAAGTACATTAACTAATATAGTTACTTAAGACTAAATGGAGGGAGGAATACTCGCTGCTGACGCGCACACGCCAACTAGCAACCTCCGTAGATCACACCCGTATTGGTTTTGTCCATGCCTTATTTTTTCGTTTCCAATTGTGCGTCCCTTGTGCGTGATTGACCGTGGATTAGACCACCCCTCTCCTGTGTTGTTCTTGGGCCAAAGCTGGCGTGGCACCCATGTTATCAACCTGGGTCCGGAATGCAAATATGATAAATGTATATGGTGATTAAATAAAACTATAGGGTTACCTTAAATTTATTGTAAAACTTTAGTAACTAATACTAATAAAAGTGATGAGTGAAATTAACTCAATTAAAAAAGCGGCATATGCTCTGTTGCTCACCTTAGCACTGGACACTGGTAGGTGTGAAGCAAACGTCAGTGGTAAAGTTGGTATCAGTTGGACTCCGTTGTTTATACGTCGGTGCTCGTCCTTTTCTGTTCTTCTTCAATCTGATTTGCTTAGGTGTGGAACCAACACCAAACCTTTAAATCTACtgctctactttttttttaacaactgTACTATTTGCTGGCATCCGTTAAAAGAGCAAACTGGAATTGTTTACACGTCCCTCTAGTCTCATGGTTCCAGTTCTAGTATACTAGAGAATCTgaacactactccctccgtccaaaaaaaaaaaaaggcaaacgttgggtttccgtgtctaactttgactgttcgtcttatatgaaatttttttataattcgtatttttattgttgttagataataaaacatgattaatattttatgcgtgacttatctttttaattttttttataattttttcaactaagacggacagtcaaacgttgaatacggaaaccagggtttatctttttttgggacggatggagtacgttATAACCCATGTGGTCAATAAAATTGATAATAATCTCAAAGGATATCCAAATCCTATATACTTTCAtagagttgaagaaaaagtttataCATGTACCATAACCCCTCAGCGTGATGTCTTCGAATGATCAATCCATAGTCTAATGTGTATAGCCTTTTTTCTATGATTGATCAAGGCCACAAATCTCTTTCATTTGCACCTTATTTCCATCTCTGCCAAACAATATTCCCGTGGCAAATGCCCGGAATTTTATCCAATAATACTATAAAAAGTAAAGAGCACTTGCCACAATTCCACTATCCATATGGCAAATTGTTTGGAGTAGCCGCCTTCGGATGAGATCAAGGATACACTACCTACATTCCCgaacaaaaataaaaggaacAATATACTCCATGGTGAACTGCTAGATAGCCACCAGGAATCCACGATGCGACAGCCTATCCATCCATCGCCAACCAAAGCGCCCGATGGAGCATCCTCTCACTCTCCCGATCACGCACCAGAATTTCCACGCGGCTGCAAACATGCAACTCTCCGGACGCGATGCGCCCCATCGCTGTCCACCGCTCGATCTATCAATCTTTCGGCGGCACACGCCGGAAAGGCGAGCTGCCGGCGACGGCCAGGGCCCCCTCGACACGGCCACCACCACAACCGAACACCCTGTTCCGAGCCGGTGAAAAAAAACGCCAAAAAACCCCACGTAGCGCACTAGCGTCTGTAGCTgcgccactgccaccgccaccgccaccgctggcCAAAGCCAATCCAAGCTTCCCGTTCCGCCCCCGTAAAAAAAGGCGTTCCAAGCGGCGGCGTACTTATCGAAATGGAGCTTGGGCCCCCCTCCTCAACACGGTGCGAATGCCCGCATTAACTAGAGCGCTGCGCTGTGCACTGCTCGCTGCACGGGTGGCACTCGCACGCGAGAAAGCACGCCGCGCATTCGCCTCTCACGGCGAAATGCTGTCGCAGCCCGCCGCGGCGCTGGCTCGCTTGCCCCCCGCGTCGGTGCGCGTCCTCGTCGGGTTCGGGGCGGCGCTGCTCGTCTCGCTCGtcgtcctccaccgccgccccgccgcgaggggggcggcgggcggcggcggccccgcgGAGTACGACCCGGCCGCGCGGTTCCTGGCCCTGTCCGAGGGGGCGAACGCGACCATCGCCGCCGACCTGCGGGCGCTCACCGCGGGGCCGCACCTCGCggggacgggcgcggcggccggcgccgccgcgcgggtGCTCTCGGGGTTCCGCGCCGCGGGGCTCCGAACCCTAACGCGGGAGTACACGCCGCTGCTCTCGTACCCGGGGCACGCCTCCCTCGCGCTGCTCCGCGCCGACCGGACCCTCCTCGCGCACCTGTCCCTCGACGAGCCGGCGGACGTCGGGCGCCGCCTCGTGCGGCCGTACCACGCGTACGCCCCGTCCGGCGGGGCCGTCGCGGAGGCGGTGTTCGTCAACCTCGGCCGCGAGGAGGACTACCTCACGCTGGAGCGGCTCGGGGTGAGCGTCCGCGGCCGCGTCGCGGTGGCGATCCGAGGAGGAGGCTACCGCGGCGGGGTGGTGCGCCGCGCCGCGGAAAGGAGCGCCGCTGCCGTTCTCATTGCCGGCCACGCGGACGGCGGGGTCGAGAGGGGCACGGTAATCCTCGGAGGCCCCGGCGACCCGCTCACCCCCGGGTGGGCCGCCACGGCCGGGGCGGAGCGCCTGGATTTCGACCACGAGGATGTTAAGCGGCGGTTTCCGGCCATCCCATCTATGCCGGTGTCGGGCAAGACGGCTTCGGCTATCATACGGACACTAGGTGgcccggctttgccggcggaTTGGCAGACCGGAGTTGGACTCCCGGTGGATGTCGGCGGCGTTGGACCTGGTCCCACTCTGGTCAACTTCACATATCAGGTATAAAATACAAATCGCCTGGAGGATTGTCTATCTATGATTACTCGCTTAGAGACAAGGACGCTGGGTACGTTTGCAGGGAAACAGGAATCAAAGCCATGGACCGCTCCTTTGACCTATCTTGACTGGGTTTTCCAGTGATAGGCTGTTGCCATTTTGTTTTCAACTTAAGAGAGACGTCTGTGCTGAATGGGGAAAGAGTCATCGTAGTAGTCCATGTTGTAAACTGCCGTGTTGAGATTCTGGATAAGCTCCTAAATTGTTTGAGCTGTAAAAGATGTCACTACATTTGCAGTTTGATTAGGAAGCACAGTAACCATTTCCTTGTCCGCTTGACTATTTTGGTTTCAGTGGACAGTGGTCCTAGCACCTGTTGTTTTATTAGCCCTTTTTTATATCTGTGGTAGTGtgtacaaaactacaaatagCATTATGCTTGATGTTGAGCGTATTGACCAGCCTTTGCTCCTTTGTAGTGCATATTGGTTAAACTTAGTTAGATTATTATTGTTACAGATTTATACAGAATGAGAAATATTATTGTGGGCATACTGAGCTATGAGCACCAAATCATTGAGCACTTGTGACGTAAGTTTTGCAAGTGGTATGCTTTTATGGCTCCCTTTGTTATGTTGCTGTAGGCCTATTTGTCATTATTCTGTGTTGTTTCTATATGCTGGATCTGTTGTCATGTCTCTCAATTGgatgagctatatatattggacAAATAAAGCATTGCATAATAGCTGTCCGTGCTTGTCCTCCAGGCAAGTTAGTGTTTCAGGATGCATCTTTTCTTTTGCACAGTTTTGCATATTTGTATAACTGGCAGATGAGACTATGTTTTAGAGTTAAGTACAATCAAGACCATAATGGTTTTCTCTTATATCTTATTTAAGGAGGACAGGAAGATGGGCATGATACAGGATATTTTTGCTATTATTAAAGGGTACGAAGAACCTGATCGTTACGTTATCCTTGGTAACCACCGAGATGCATGGACCTATGGAGCAGTTGACCCTAACAGCGGGACATCTGCGCTTCTTGATATTGCTCGGCGTCTTGGAATAATGCTGCAGTCAGGCTGGACACCACGGAGGACCATCATTCTTTGTAGTTGGGATGCCGAAGAGTTTGGAATGGTGAGTTCATATTAAAGAAAATTGAGAATATGTTGCTGAACACCATGTGAAAAAGGAAACCATGCAGATGCCCCCACACCCTAACATTTTCAAAGTAACATATATGGCATTTGCATTTTATGAAAGGAACCCcacaaaaaaatcatatatagttGGCATGTTCGTAGCTATCCTTTTGAATGAACTTTTCTGGTTGATTTGATTCATCTGTCACAGTTCTCAAAGATCTCATTTATTTGTGTCCcgtttatttcttttctacaTTTTGAAGGTTCTTTTTTCCAGATCGGATCAACTGAATGGGTCGAAGAGAACCTCGAAGATCTGCAATCGAAAGCTGTAGCTTACTTAAATGTTGATTGTGCGGTGCAAGGAATTGGGCTTTTTGCTGGTTCTACCCCCCAGTTGGACAACCTCTTGGTCGATGTTACAAGACAGGTAGAGATTAATGTGTTTCCATTGCATTTTTCTATGAGCTTGGGTTTTCATTTAGAAACCTCAGTCCACTCAGCTATTTATACCAAATTTTAGAATTGTTCTGAAGTGAAGTTATGTTTATTCATTCAGAACTTTTTGCTTCTAGGTAAAAGATCCAGATGTTGAAGGAAAAACAGTCCATGATACATGGAATAAAATGACCGGAGGCATCAATGTAAGATCTCGAAGGTTTAAACATGCTTTTCTATATACATATTGAGATGTACTCAATCCAGGTTGTCACTAGCTGTTCTAAACTGGTTTAAAGTCAAACATCACTTTTATAATAGCCATCTAGTGGTCACACTTTGTACACTACAGGGTTGGTAACTTTGAATTATCTATGCCGACAACTAATCTTCTGCATAGTGAGTTACTGAGTTGGTTGTTCTTTTGTTTTGAGTTTTTAGTAGGGTAAGGTATGCAGTTCTACATTGGGTGCAGTTGCTCCAAGTGCAGGGGGCAGGCCCATATAGATCTCAGTTCCTAGAGTGAGACATCCCCCACACAAGATATACTTACGAGATGTGCTAATCTGGTGTCGTCGAATCTTTGTTGTAGTCGACAGTCTACATGACAACTATACAAAAATGAAAGTGAAAATTACTACTTGCTATGCACTGATCTTATACTTCTGACGTGAGCaattccttctttctttttttcaaatCCTTACAAAACAGGTAATATAAATACATGAAATTGTTATTTAGATAAAGATATATCGATATTGGTTTAGTAGAACGCATCAGTGGCACAAAGAACGAACCAaaaataatagtaataaaaGATAACGATAACTTCATGTTTCATAACTTCACCTTATATAGGCATCTAGCCCTCACCACCTTCATGGGCTAACGCAGGCCCCTGGCTGTGGCCCAGGTGGCCTGGGGCCTGAAAGTGAAAACCTATTCATAGAAACTAGCCAAATACAGGCTGGGCCAACCCGGAATTAAGCCCCTGACCACCTTAAAGCTAGTTGGGGGTGGCACCTCCAAGATAACCCTCTAATTATTAGGACTATCACATAGTATGAATTA
Coding sequences:
- the LOC4334380 gene encoding probable glutamate carboxypeptidase PLA3 isoform 3 (isoform 3 is encoded by transcript variant 3) codes for the protein MPALTRALRCALLAARVALAREKARRAFASHGEMLSQPAAALARLPPASVRVLVGFGAALLVSLVVLHRRPAARGAAGGGGPAEYDPAARFLALSEGANATIAADLRALTAGPHLAGTGAAAGAAARVLSGFRAAGLRTLTREYTPLLSYPGHASLALLRADRTLLAHLSLDEPADVGRRLVRPYHAYAPSGGAVAEAVFVNLGREEDYLTLERLGVSVRGRVAVAIRGGGYRGGVVRRAAERSAAAVLIAGHADGGVERGTVILGGPGDPLTPGWAATAGAERLDFDHEDVKRRFPAIPSMPVSGKTASAIIRTLGGPALPADWQTGVGLPVDVGGVGPGPTLVNFTYQEDRKMGMIQDIFAIIKGYEEPDRYVILGNHRDAWTYGAVDPNSGTSALLDIARRLGIMLQSGWTPRRTIILCSWDAEEFGMIGSTEWVEENLEDLQSKAVAYLNVDCAVQGIGLFAGSTPQLDNLLVDVTRQVKDPDVEGKTVHDTWNKMTGGINIERLARTDSDFAPFLHHAGIPCMDLYYGKEFPGYHTALDSYHWMEKHGDPLFLRHVAIVEIWGLLALRLADDPVLPFDYQTYASQLQEHANAFSSMMENSKWVHLLNRSIEDLSDAGLEFLKEAKKLQDQNISDGYSLMRRRLLNDRLLLAERSFLQADGLQGRGWFKHLMYSPPEDYESKLSFFPGVADAISRSSNRSAKEQQAAVRHEVRKISRAIQRAADVLRGEFSNRNESLYSSLSVAP
- the LOC4334380 gene encoding probable glutamate carboxypeptidase PLA3 isoform 1 (isoform 1 is encoded by transcript variant 1), whose protein sequence is MPALTRALRCALLAARVALAREKARRAFASHGEMLSQPAAALARLPPASVRVLVGFGAALLVSLVVLHRRPAARGAAGGGGPAEYDPAARFLALSEGANATIAADLRALTAGPHLAGTGAAAGAAARVLSGFRAAGLRTLTREYTPLLSYPGHASLALLRADRTLLAHLSLDEPADVGRRLVRPYHAYAPSGGAVAEAVFVNLGREEDYLTLERLGVSVRGRVAVAIRGGGYRGGVVRRAAERSAAAVLIAGHADGGVERGTVILGGPGDPLTPGWAATAGAERLDFDHEDVKRRFPAIPSMPVSGKTASAIIRTLGGPALPADWQTGVGLPVDVGGVGPGPTLVNFTYQEDRKMGMIQDIFAIIKGYEEPDRYVILGNHRDAWTYGAVDPNSGTSALLDIARRLGIMLQSGWTPRRTIILCSWDAEEFGMFSKISFICVPFISFLHFEGSFFQIGSTEWVEENLEDLQSKAVAYLNVDCAVQGIGLFAGSTPQLDNLLVDVTRQVKDPDVEGKTVHDTWNKMTGGINIERLARTDSDFAPFLHHAGIPCMDLYYGKEFPGYHTALDSYHWMEKHGDPLFLRHVAIVEIWGLLALRLADDPVLPFDYQTYASQLQEHANAFSSMMENSKWVHLLNRSIEDLSDAGLEFLKEAKKLQDQNISDGYSLMRRRLLNDRLLLAERSFLQADGLQGRGWFKHLMYSPPEDYESKLSFFPGVADAISRSSNRSAKEQQAAVRHEVRKISRAIQRAADVLRGEFSNRNESLYSSLSVAP
- the LOC4334380 gene encoding probable glutamate carboxypeptidase PLA3 isoform 2 (isoform 2 is encoded by transcript variant 2), whose protein sequence is MPALTRALRCALLAARVALAREKARRAFASHGEMLSQPAAALARLPPASVRVLVGFGAALLVSLVVLHRRPAARGAAGGGGPAEYDPAARFLALSEGANATIAADLRALTAGPHLAGTGAAAGAAARVLSGFRAAGLRTLTREYTPLLSYPGHASLALLRADRTLLAHLSLDEPADVGRRLVRPYHAYAPSGGAVAEAVFVNLGREEDYLTLERLGVSVRGRVAVAIRGGGYRGGVVRRAAERSAAAVLIAGHADGGVERGTVILGGPGDPLTPGWAATAGAERLDFDHEDVKRRFPAIPSMPVSGKTASAIIRTLGGPALPADWQTGVGLPVDVGGVGPGPTLVNFTYQEDRKMGMIQDIFAIIKGYEEPDRYVILGNHRDAWTYGAVDPNSGTSALLDIARRLGIMLQSGWTPRRTIILCSWDAEEFGMFSKISFICVPFISFLHFEGSFFQIGSTEWVEENLEDLQSKAVAYLNVDCAVQGIGLFAGSTPQLDNLLVDVTRQVKDPDVEGKTVHDTWNKMTGGINIERLARTDSDFAPFLHHAGIPCMDLYYGKEFPGYHTALDSYHWMEKHGDPLFLRHVAIVEIWGLLALRLADDPVLPFDYQTYASQLQEHANAFSSMMENSKWVHLLNRSIEDLSDAGLEFLKEAKKLQDQNISDGYSLMRRRLLNDRLLLAERSFLQADGLQGRGWFKHLVSLKWVSHEPTYRSK
- the LOC4334380 gene encoding probable glutamate carboxypeptidase PLA3 isoform 4 (isoform 4 is encoded by transcript variant 4), with translation MPALTRALRCALLAARVALAREKARRAFASHGEMLSQPAAALARLPPASVRVLVGFGAALLVSLVVLHRRPAARGAAGGGGPAEYDPAARFLALSEGANATIAADLRALTAGPHLAGTGAAAGAAARVLSGFRAAGLRTLTREYTPLLSYPGHASLALLRADRTLLAHLSLDEPADVGRRLVRPYHAYAPSGGAVAEAVFVNLGREEDYLTLERLGVSVRGRVAVAIRGGGYRGGVVRRAAERSAAAVLIAGHADGGVERGTVILGGPGDPLTPGWAATAGAERLDFDHEDVKRRFPAIPSMPVSGKTASAIIRTLGGPALPADWQTGVGLPVDVGGVGPGPTLVNFTYQEDRKMGMIQDIFAIIKGYEEPDRYVILGNHRDAWTYGAVDPNSGTSALLDIARRLGIMLQSGWTPRRTIILCSWDAEEFGMIGSTEWVEENLEDLQSKAVAYLNVDCAVQGIGLFAGSTPQLDNLLVDVTRQVKDPDVEGKTVHDTWNKMTGGINIERLARTDSDFAPFLHHAGIPCMDLYYGKEFPGYHTALDSYHWMEKHGDPLFLRHVAIVEIWGLLALRLADDPVLPFDYQTYASQLQEHANAFSSMMENSKWVHLLNRSIEDLSDAGLEFLKEAKKLQDQNISDGYSLMRRRLLNDRLLLAERSFLQADGLQGRGWFKHLVSLKWVSHEPTYRSK